One stretch of Rana temporaria chromosome 10, aRanTem1.1, whole genome shotgun sequence DNA includes these proteins:
- the LOC120915477 gene encoding serine/threonine-protein kinase PLK4-like codes for MECLNGGDLRNFLNKRAPLTIDMTRFFTAEIICGLQSLHNRGIVHRDIKPENIFLNSSGHVRIADFGLSETDVHSSHALTSIVGTPNYMALELYLEIPYGFAADYFSLGVIVYEIATGEYPFSSSDTVPGTVSATVSATVSATVSATVSATVSGTVSGTVSGTVPDTVSGTVPDTISGTISCTASSTASSTASGTDSNIDLGTSLFLDEVLVDSICNQYPRFPKDFSMDLMDLIAVKLLCKSSSLRVMHVKYLQSHPFFKGVDWMKLKAGEISPPFDMETLPPMDLTTEMMMEEIIDPDNELKPELSEENRELYCGFSFTSKVWREIQRP; via the exons ATGGAATGCCTGAATGGTGGAGACCTGAGGAACTTCTTAAACAAAAGGGCACCATTAACTATTGATATGACAAG ATTCTTCACTGCCGAGATCATTTGTGGTTTACAGTCCCTTCATAACCGAGGAATTGTACATCGGGATATCAAACCAGAAAATATTTTTCTCAATAGCAGTGGGCATGTCAGAATCGCTGACTTTGGCTTATCGGAAACAGATGTGCATTCCTCTCATGCCCTGACGTCTATTGTTGGCACTCCAAACTACATGGCACTAGAA CTCTATTTGGAAATACCATATGGATTTGCTGCTGACTATTTCTCCCTGGGAGTTATAGTCTATGAGATAGCTACTGGAGAATATCCATTCTCCTCCTCGGACACCGTCCCAGGCACCGTCTCAGCCACCGTCTCAGCCACCGTCTCAGCCACCGTCTCAGCCACCGTCTCAGCCACCGTCTCAGGCACCGTCTCAGGCACCGTCTCAGGCACCGTCCCAGACACTGTCTCAGGCACCGTCCCAGACACTATCTCAGGCACCATCTCATGCACCGCCTCAAGCACCGCCTCAAGCACCGCCTCAGGCACCGACTCAAACATCGACTTAGGCACCAGCTTATTCTTGGATGAGGTGCTCGTAGACTCAATCTGTAACCAGTATCCAAGATTCCCCAAAGATTTCAGCATGGATCTCATGGACCTCATAGCAGTCAAA CTTCTATGCAAATCATCGAGCCTAAGAGTGATGCATGTTAAATATCTGCAAAGCCACCCATTTTTTAAAGGCGTAGACTGGATGAAACTGAAGGCTGGGGAAATAAGCCCACCATTTGACATGGAGACA TTACCACCGATGGACCTGACGACAGAGATGATGATGGAGGAAATCATAGATCCTGACAATGAACTGAAGCCTGAATTATCAGAGGAGAACCGGGAGCTTTATTGTGGGTTCTCTTTCACCAGCAAGGTATGGAGAGAAATACAAAGGCCATAG